From Chlorocebus sabaeus isolate Y175 chromosome 10, mChlSab1.0.hap1, whole genome shotgun sequence:
CTTCTGTGTGCCTTCTCCACCTCCTTTCTCTAATTATCgtgtttaagaaagaaaacaaaagctacTGCACAGTCCTACCTGTCAGCTCCTTGCCAGAGCCTTTCCAGGGCTTTATGTGCTTAACATAAACGCTAAATGTGGCCTCTGGGGACTTATGAGAGGAACTGAGATGGTGAATGAGTCCCCTGGCTCTTTCAGCTCTCCTGGGCTGGATGACCCATGAGGGGCAGATGACTCAGGGGGAGAAACTGTGAACTTGAAGGGAATGGATGAAGCAGcagcaagaaaatggaaagtggGGGAGTGCTTTAGAGTGACATACTTGTCAGTTCTAATTATCCATACAAATAGATTTCAATGCAAAGTGgtgagtaattaaaaaaaatccatttgccTATGGAAATGAGGGGCATAATTTATTTTGGCAGCAGATTCCCCTtgctaattatatttttcataggaagaaatttaaattaattttcattcttGATCCCATAGGAGCTGGATGTTGGTGGGAAGTTGTGGGAGCTTTCCTGGGAGTAAGAGGGCTGCCAGGTCACGAATTTGCCAAAAATAGGTACAAGTGAGACAGCCTCCATGCGGGAAAGCACTGCAAAGAATGGGAGAGTGGACCCAAAACCAAGAAGTTTGGCAAGCGTTTGGGTCAGAAAAGACTGgtggttagaaatgcagaaatgtcCAGTCATTGCTGCCATCCCAGGAACAGAAACAAGTCCATGTCAGTTATGTCCCATTTGGTAAAAAGTAGAAGGTGACTCACAAGCAACAACTATGGGTTGTTTTTGGTTTAAGTTAGTTGTCAGTGCTTTGGGTGTCTTCTCATGATTCATCTCTAACTCTTGTCCATCttttggggctctgcagttcTAGTCTCAGGAACTACTACTCCAAACACCAGTCTATAACAGGCAACAATTAAATATCACTGCACTTCTATTTAATTGAGCTTCCTGTTCCTAGGAAGTTAAATTGAGCTTCCTGTTCCTAGGAAGGGTGGGAAAAAATGTGCTTGTAAGAGACACAAGtggaaaaggggagaaaataataatttaccaTTGATATAATTTCATAATTAAACCCAGTTTTGAGAACATCCTTCATTTGGAGTTCTATACATCTTTCTTCCCTGAATCACCCTAACACTAACGGCTTCCCAAGAAACCAACATTTCGATGCCAAAGCtcatttgaaaaggaaaagaatataatGAATCTAAGTGAGACAGGAAATAATCCTGGGAGGGAAAACTCCTGGAAGGCATAACCTTTGGAAAAGCTACTCATTTAGAAAACTTTGCAGGCGGAGGGCAAAATATGCATGCTTCTTATTAGCATCAAAATAACATTTAGAACAGAATTGTTCAATTAAGGAtgttaaaattataacatttcaCAGAACTTAATAAGATGATAACAATTTGTGTAATTATTGTACTATTTTCTGCCATTTTATCACCATGGTACCATTTTAATGGGAGAGTATTTGATGCTTTTTTAttagcagactttttttttttttttttttttaagactatgtGACACTGGGTGAAGAGAATAcccataatttaaattaaaatacccATACTAAAATGGTCATATTAAAATGGTTCATGATGAAGGTATATGATCTCAttaattttgttaatgatttttatttttgcccaGTGATAGTTAACTAGGAGCCTAGAGCTGTCCTTCTTTGAGACTTTTCATGTCAGAAAATTATCTAAATCCACAGGAAGGAAGAACTTAAAACATGTAGCAAGCATAGAGTACCTCTTTTTGACTTATTAACTTCATACCAAAGCAGCCTTTTTAGGAGAtgccttttccttattttataatgattttatataatttaaataaaagtacCAAGTGACACAGCCCTTGTCtaaattacacaaaaattagAGCTAAGTGGTCTATAAACGATGGCAGAAATGGGGATATAAGCTTCTAATTAAGGTtgtgaaataagaaagaaatttaattcaGCCAAATATTAATAGgacttttaaacatattttagaatgtttccagcaatactaaaaataaatatgcagttACTAGTGAACTAAGTGGAGGTTTGCTACACATGTGGATTTGTTATATgtatgaaaataatctttctattATGTATTAGAATACTAAAAATGCCTTAGGACTCTCATAACTATATATAATCTTAGTTTGTAAAGAACAAAAGATGGTGGTATAGTACATCATAAGGTTTTAAACAGTGGTTTTATGTAGGAAAAAAAGTGTGATACATAATGCATTGTATATAGACATTGTTTTCATCCAAAATAACTGCTATGAAAAAATTCTTTGCAACACACTTTAAAATAAGCAGAGACTGAATTTACCTCGAGCCCTAGTGGGGGGAAATTCCCTTCAACTCTGAATTTTAAAAGGTTCATGGGTATTCACATAAATGGGCTGTGGTGTTAAAATACATCTCATTTTGCATCTAATCTCCTTCCTATATAGGCTTATAACATGTAATAAATGAGTTTTCACTCCTATTCCTGTACTAGTCCCAAAGGAGTCTATAGCAATGTCCTTTCTGAAATTAGCAATTTCAGTCCAATCCATGCTGATGATTATGGAGATGAAACAAAAAAGcactgcattttacattttaaaaaatgactagcTAGTCAACTATCCAGGTTAATGACATTTCTCTGTATGGAAAAGCTTCTCAGCATGACTAATCTGTCTTTCAACTAACTAGAAAAATTATCATATCCCTATTGATTATGTATATGTGGGGTCGTTAGGGAATCTTTGTACTtcacacaaaataataagagtgtTTCTTGCAGGTATTCTGGAAAGACCAGAGCACCCTGTGAAGGACTGAAGATGAGAGAGGAAAAGCATGGCAAATAACGTTAGCATTAGgaagcaataagaaaataaaaatgaaatcgtGAAAGCCAAACAcaaagtctttttgtttttgtggtacTTCTGTACAGTGAAGATATACCCTAAGCTGTCAGGACCATACTAAATGGAGCATAGTTAAATCGAGCGCCTCTGATAAGGGGCTCTGCCAGGCTATCAAAGTTTTCCATCAGCTGGATTGAATTTCCAGCATATTGCACATTTTCACACGTtcattctctccccttcctttcaGTGACActacaaggacagccttagaTATGCTTATAATTTGTGGTTTTATAATGCAGGGGACATCTATGTTTTCAAAGAAGGGATGATACCATGGAAACCAAGAGCAAAAATGggatgggagaaagaaaaaaaaaaaacaaacaaaaaaaacttctgcaACGAACATAATCTGCATACAATTTTGGAGAGTTTGCCAAAAAGACCTTATGGTTCTGTAGAGTCAAGAACTATTtgagtaaaaaaatttaaacatccaCTTCTCTCAAATTAAAGTATATGAAACTTGAAGGAAATCTAAACATCAATAAATACTTATAGCTAATAATTAATAGCTAATAATGTCAGCCGTGGTCACTTTAAAATCTCCTCTACTCTTGAGCGACTCCAGAAAATAATGCAGGGAAATACTGAAAGCTCTCCCTCAGAAAATGGTAGTATGTACTATATTTTGATAACCTCTTTACTAGAGTACAGAAAGATATGGATATAGTAATTCCGTAAAgagaatttttttgtgtgtctaagTGCTCTGGAACTTACCAAAAGGAACAATGaatattatcaaattatttaCACAAGTACATAAAGAATGTAAGGAGAGTAAGTGCAATTtaaggtaattttaaaacaaaaatattaactgaaACTAGTACACcccaggaaaatataaaaatgctccatttattttttaatttttaaaaagaagtctaTTCCCTGCGTTCTGGACCCCATAATAGGCTAAATGATAGGGAGCCAAGTTCCAAAAAAGCTTTCTTAGTCTTCACAGCTTCTGTCTAAGTTGCATGAATTGGTTCATACAACTTTCATAAAACATAACGCTTAAATCAAATCATCAAAATAGGCAATAGTCTCTTAAATTGTttagcacttttatttttaaaatcatgttcgTTCCTTTTTGGTTGCTGGTGATATTAGAAATAATCATCAAAACAAATTTCCAGGCCAATGGTGTAATTTGAAGATGATACCAGTAGCATCATTTGCCTGGACTCACCGCGATTATACTCATCGTTTTGAAAACAGCTGGGAGAAGCAGCATTTCCTGAGGGCCAGGCCCACTCGAGGTCCAGCTGCCAGCTCTCCGCTGCAGTTGTCACcagtatttctctctctttttacaaATCCTTTTTCACTGACCTTTTCTTTCCCCCAACTGCAATCTCTTGCCCATACACTTTCATTAGCAAATGGTAGAAAGACCTCAGCCAGAACATCTCAGATGGTAGCACTTGATACCAGGATGGAGGAGCACTTACCAGGGAGCCTTTCGGTACTTCCATATCGGctttgcttttcatgtttttcttgtgGTTTCCTTGAGTGCTGAGAGAGCTGCCGGTGAGACAGGAGCCCTGAGAACTGCCCTTTAACACATTCCTGCAGGAAGCATTCGTTGATCCACTTTCTGTCTGTGGAGCTGCTTTCTTATCAACTCTGCAGGTAGaaagtgattcctctgatgagtTACCTTGCTCCTTCTTCAATCACTCTCCTTTTCCCaacctttttaatatttaaagtaatctCTTTTTAGCTCTTTGTCTTGAAACCTTTGAGGGATAAGTGTTTCTCACAGGCCTTGATCAAATCTTCAAATATTCGAGTAGCGTGTCAATGTAGATGTGACAATATCataatgtagtttttatttttatgattactgTGGAGAGGGGCAAAATAAAAACCACTGAAGAGTGATTCCTAAATACATTTTTAGCTTAAGAGTGGCAAGAAACATCATTATTTCTGGAAAGTTTCCAAGTATATGTTTGCTAGGTATAATCAATGAAATCGGCATGCTTTAAAACGTACGtgtaattttcttccatttcatgcCATCTGGGTACATCCATAGTTCCTAGTGTAGGTGGAATTTCTATCAATGCTGATAAAACTTACCATTCTTTAATTTCAAAGACCATTGGTTTGGTTAACAAAGTAACATGGactaaattatcattttattgctaacttttatttcattgtttaaattCTGGCTAATGTATAAAAGACTGCTACTGTTCATTTCTGCTTGTATGAAAAACATGCTTGACTGGCCTTTAATACACAGAAAGCAAACAACTCTTTCTAAGGCGGTGGAGGGACCCCTCTGCATTGCTACCTGCTTTTCCAGTGAGTTACCTGTTCAAGAGTTCCGTCATGAAGGTGTCTTTTGTTGAACACGTAACAGGGCTGTGTCTATTCCTTGGTTCAAACTTCAGTTGGTTGTAAATGTCTTGTGGTGTTTTCcgattatttttactttgtaaaccGCCATCTGGATTATCTGCTGACTTGGTGTCCTTGACAAGTTCATTTTCTGTCTCACACTGTAGTTCgggcttctttttctctttttttctttccgaTTTTAGTTGTCTGTTTCCAAACCCCAAGACTTTTGcatctttcttttctactttggTTTTGGAGACGTCCATTTTCCTGCTACTCAGAGCTGGAAGTCTACTCTTCCGAAAACCAAACCAGCTGGCAAAAGAAGGCCCAGGCTTCTGCTTTGCTTCTACAGAGGTGGGCTTTGTTTGCACTTGGcccttttccacattttcctgaaTGCACAACATGACCTTTTCTTCGATTGTGGGTGAGAGGGGGGCTTCTGAACTCACAGCATCAGTCGCAGTTGCAGAGGCATCTGGATGCCTTCCAGAAGTTTCTAGCTTGGATGTACTGCTTGTTTCAAAAGTGCTTGGATGCTGAGTCCTCCCTGGGCTCTGCAGGGCTTCAGGGCAGTCTGTTGGGGTGGGTGGGCACCTATGGCGATCACTGCTTGGTTCCGCAAGTATAGCCACACTGGGGCACTCTCCCTGGGTGAAGGCCTGCTGGTTTTCCTTCCCAGGTGGGATGAGGAGTCCCTCAGACTTTGGAGGGACCCTCAGAGGCAACTTGCTTGGGCTCCCATGCTGACTGCTGGAGCTGCCTGAGCTCCCCAGGGAGCCCTGCCTGGAGGAGGGGTGCCCCAAGGGCCTCCCAGCACTAGGGAGACTCTCCAACATGGGAACAGAAAGGGCCTTGTTGGGAGAGCTTTCCATGGAAGAGTTCTGCCGGGTAAGAGAATTGCCTCTCTCAGCAGTATTGGTAATGATCTGAGTTCGGACTTTGCCTGGCCCTTCCATGGCGGGTGTGGAAGGCTTGTCTCCTGAGTGCGCACTGAAGCTCTGGCTGCGGGCTTTGGCGCCATTCATGCCCAGAGCTGGTTTTAGGTGAGGTTTGCTGGAGGAAAGGGATCTTTTCATGGATCTATTATCTACCCCGTCCCTTCCATCACTCCCAAGGATGCTACTTTCCAATGACTCTTGTAGTGCTGTTTCCAGGGGAAGCCCCTCAGCTAAACTGTCCTGTGCTTGTGAATCCGGTGTGGTCACATTTCTTTCACCTGCTGTGATCTCCATGCTTGCTGGATTCTTGGAGTCCTCTGGCTTAGACTTGTTCACAGCCACGGAACTTTTGGAGGCTTCATTTAAACTGTCTTTTTCATGTTTCCCTGGCACGGTGGAACttttcctgagcagctggggagACTTCATGAGCACTTTGAGTCCCACCGGAAGGCGAGTTTTCAGTCCTTTCTCATGAGCACTTTGACAACCATGAGGGCTGTGATGGCTTTTGGAGGGTGATGAGGACAAAGAGGGACTACTGACCTGAGATGATGGTGACTCGTTTGCCCCTAAGAAGGAAGGCTTGGGGGGTGTGGAGGCGCTATCATTCAACTGTCCTTTTCTCCCTGGAGATACACTTTTGGAGGACGTCATTTCCAGTGGCTCATGGGTTGAAGGAGAAATCCTGGGAGTCTGTAATCCTGTGTCCATTTGTGGGGTCCCAAGTGTTTGGCGAGGAGAGGTTTTCGGGGCACCTCTCTTCGGAGAGACCTTTGGAGGCCCCAGAGCCATTACGGTGAAGGAGCTGGAGGGGGCGTGAGCAGGGCATCGGGTTTGAATGACTGCTTCTGGGGAGGGTGTAGGGTAAGTGAAGACAGGCTTTTTGAAGGCCACAGAAGGTTTCTTCCTCTGCACTTCTGTCGCGGCCTGATTAGACGAAATAACCGGAGCAGAGATTCCTTTCAGCAGAGGGGATTTGAATGGGGTCCTTGCTGTTTCACTGAGGACCCTGGTTTCAGACTTGGTGGATGAAGGTGCTGGTGAATAGTCATAGCTGGGCCTGGCCAGCAGGGAGACGGACCTGCCTGGAGGGGGCGGAGGGGAAGGGGATTTCACCCCTGCCTCCGGCCCAGAGTCACAGTGTTCATCCCTCGTGGGGGGCTCTCCGCTGTCACTAGACTCAATGGCAGGCCTTGACCGTGACCCTGGAGTCTGACTCTTGGGGCAGTGGACCCAGTCCCTCCTGCTGGGCAATCTGGAGCTGTGCGGAAGTTGGGTGGGATGTTTTGGAATGTGTGGATCTGGTCGTAATTCAAAGAGGGGTCCTGAGCTCTCAGTCTTCACAAATCGTGAGAGTTTCCCAGGAACTGAGGCCGGCGATTTTTCAAGAGTCACCAAGCCAGATGAAGGGAGTAGTGTGGAGGCTTCCGGCTCCATTAGTTTTGATTTCTGAGGTGAAGACTTGCCCCTGGCAGGTATTTTTGTGAGATTTTGCTTGTGATAGATGCCCATGGGCGCTGAAGACCTGGAATTACTCTGGCATGATAGCGTGTGTGTGGGCTTGACCGGCTTTTGCTGCTGAGGATTTTGTGTCACTGTCCTGGAGCTGAAAGATTCAGTGGACACCCTGGGAACATTATCTACACTATCTTTTGGAATGTTTTTTTCAGTGTCCTCTTCAGACCTTTTAAAGAAAGTATAGTCTCTTGCAGCAGCTCCTGGCTGTAAACAAGTAATTCCCTGAGGTAAAAGTTCAGCATGTTCTGCCTTGGGTCCAGTAGGAGCTGAATTGATGGAAATTTCATTTCTGGTAACAGTGACAACTCCAGTCTGGTGAGAGCTGAATTCAATGGGCTCACCATCTTCCGCATCAAATATCACGGTAACACATTCTTCTGAAGAAGTCCTTTTTACAACTCTTTGCTGCTTAATGAAACTAAACGTCTTTGGCCTAGTCTCTGAAGGGATGGGCACTTGTTTTTCCTCCTCATCAGGAGACCCACATAGAGATTTTCCAAACCCCACAAGAACATCCAGGTTCTCCACGGACTTCTCGGTGTCGGCAGCCAGTGATATGTCTGAAGGACTTTTTTCATCACTGCTCTCTATGTGCAGCTCATCGAGTGTTTCATTGTCATCAGTGTCTGAAAGCTGGAGGTTGAGAGCCACGCAGCCATGGCCTTGGCCGTGTGGGCCCCTCTCCCTCTGTACCTGAGGCGTCTGCACACTTGGGCACAGCTTCCTCTCCAAGGGACAGCTGCTGGCACAACTTGTCAGCTTTTCAGGCCTTTCCCTGGGATAAACTGAGGATGTGCCTTCCAGAAcgtgttttctatttgtttcccaGCCAAACAGACTGTCAGAAACACTGTGGGTTAGTTTACTGCCATGCGGCCTGTAGCTCTGGTTTGGAACTGCTTGGAGCAATGTGAAGGTGGAGGAGTCATCGTCTGCATCATCGTGGGAATCTAGATCATAAACAAATGTCTTGTGGGGCTCCTTGCAGGGGCTCCCCAGGTCAGCTGTTTTGCAGGGGGGATACTCCTTGAGGCTGCTACTTTTAATTCCTGGAGAATATATTCCTTCATTCGAGTTCATGCAATCTTTATAACCCCATTTGGTTATCACTGATGGGGGTTCAAGTAACACTTTTCGCTTCTGTAGCTTTCTTAGCCCTTCCAAAATGTGGCTTTCCTTGATACGAGTTGGAGGTAGTTCATTTGTAGGACTAGCAAAGCCACTTGGGAGCGAAGAATCAATACTTAGCCTTTTATCCCAGTTTTGTGATGATTGCTAGGAAAGAAAAGTAGACATCAGAAATGATTAAACCACATAGATCACacatatataaaaggaaaagtcCATCATGGGACTTAATTTGCACTAGTGGTTGATAAGTATTCACATATGAATGCCTACATTAATTAGCTAATTAATGTATTCACAAACGATGCAACAAATATTGATTTTGCCAGGTCCTGTGCTAAGCAGCGCAGTGATCTAAAGAAACAGAAGGTAAAggccctgtcttcatggagcagAAATCCCAGCAGGGGAGAGGAGAATTGGCCACAGCTCACGGTATGTAAGGGAGAAAATGAGAAGTGCAAATGTTGTGGGTACTCTGGAGATTCAGAGGAGGGAGGCCACAGACAGGTCTATTTGGAGAAAGGCATAAAGGAAaggtacatatttttttcttttaaacttaccTAGCTCTTGAAAGACAGGTTTGCCTTAGGTTAAAAGTGGGGGAAATAATTCCAGATGGAAGAAATGGGATGGGCAAAGACCTAAGTCAGAAAGTACATTCAAGGCACATTGGGGGAATGACTAGAAAATGACATGACCTTACTGTAGAGTGTCTATGATAGGTGCAGCGGGTAAAGCTGGAAAAGTAAGTTGGTTCATATCTTTACGCTCACATTTGATAGTTCTGTGACTTCATGACTTTATTTGGTAGGCAACAGATATCTGTGAAAACTTTCTTAAgttaccacacacatacacacacacgcacagcagCTGGGCTTTCGCTGTTAGAACCTGATAGTAATTATTCACCTACCAAATTTAGAAAGGTCAATTCCTTGCCCATCACCCTTCCCAAATGCCAGCCTCAGCGTTGGAAAAATGTATGGGAaatgacagagagaaaagacTGTGCTctacatattcatttttttttcatagttttgctAATAAGAAATGGAAAGGGGGGGGGAAGAAAGCTAACATTTACTAAGCCTCTGCTGTATACCAGCCATTTACAGAGTGCTTTCACTCCATCTTCAGAACAGGCAACTGAGACTCATTGTTGGGTCTGTTGGAGATCACACAGAAAGAGCTGGAGCAAAGGTGTGAACTCTGGATTCTCAGGCTCTTTCTACAGCATTGTCGACTTCGACTCAGTTCAAAAGTGGCCATGAGGGGAcgtgaacccaggcagtctggccccAGAGCCTGCAGTCCTAATTGTTGCTATACTACTAAAGTCAAGCTTGGCCCCTCTTCTCCCCTTTACCTTAGTCAGTGTCACAATAGAAATCACAGGTTACCCTACACTATTTCTTAAATGGTACTTGCAGAGTTTAGGGGGTTGACCTAGCGACTTCTTAAGAAGGctatttgggctgggcacagtggctcatgcctgtaatcccagcactttgggagactgaggcaggtggatcacgaggtcaggagttcgagactagcctgaccaacatggtgaaaccccactctactaaaaatacaaaaattagctgggtgtgttggcaggtgcctgtaatcacagctactcgggaggctgaggcaggagaatcgcttgaacctgggaggtggaggatgcagtgagctgagattgcaccattgcactccttcccaggcgacagggtgagactccctttaaaaaaaaaaaaaaaaaaaaaaaaaaggctatatgATTAATGGTAAAGAGCTTCAAGAGAAGGCTCTGGGTTTCAGAAATGCACTCTATACCAGTTTGGCTACATCAgtctcctccctgccccacacaCTTATGTGCAGAGGTTGAAAAAAAGGTCAGAAACTTCCATTTGAATCCGAACTTCTTAGTACACTGTAAACATTTGCTTACATCTAAGGCATTTTCATGAAAATTACTCTTGCTATCAACAATGcacacatttatttgtttttaaatcaaattataatttttctttaggaaATTCTCCACCGTCAGAAGTTGCTGGCAGTAGATGCTATTTGGTGATGCTGCCCCACTTCCTCTTCCCTGTACCATTACAAACTCCTTCAGAAATCAGAAGAAGTACCATTAGTGAATCTGGATATTATAGATCCACCAGAAAGCAGTTGCCACAGTGTGAGTTTCTAAGAATTTCCATGATCCTGATAGTCATGTTGACAATAAATAAGAGAAGCCAGGCCAAAGTACCCCACAAGAGCTTGAAAAATGTGGATGTGTTTGCCCCCCAAGAAGACATGCTCAGCCTCTGCCTTGCCTCCTTTCCGCCATTCTGGAGCCTGCCCAGTGCTGCACTGCGACTTGCCCCAGAGCCAGTGGCTGCAAACCTCCCAGGGCCCAGGCTGTCTGCCCGGTGAGATCAGCCACATTCCTCCTTCAGTCCTCCACAGGAGGTTATAGTATTTAATAGCTGGAGAAAAGCCTAGGCCAATCTTGAAGCTTGGGGGTGAGAGACACATGAATGCCCTGTGGGAGTGATGGTGGGGAGGAGTTGGCACTTCCCACAGGCAGATCCATCCTTTGCTGCGAAAGTTGGAAGAGAGTTGCTCTTGGGAAGCAATGTGACTGACTAAAAGATGCTGTTGCTGAGGTTGAGGCCTGTGTTTAATGTCCACAGTCCTCTTCCATTTCTTGACTGGACAAGaatcttata
This genomic window contains:
- the NCKAP5 gene encoding nck-associated protein 5 isoform X3, whose product is MEGKRQLEKRDFGKRLSLDSSLVEYMDSNKYIEHLLSQLEEQHRSLWREKLAVARLQREVAQRASEGAMHEKLIHELEEERHLRLQSEKRLQEVTLESERNRIQMRGLQQQFSRMEETVRNLLQSQGSPEQKKEETVNIMVYQEKLSEEERKHKEALEDLHMVVDEDSRSESSSTDEGKEKTKLLLERLKALEAENSALALENENQREQYERCLDEVANQVVQALLTQKDLREECVKLKTRVFDLEQQNRTLSILFQQRVRPTSDLLLQKLHSRLLDLSSGDLLSEVERSRSLTQSRTDAELHEHQLNTKSALKCPGLGAVIPGRLCPRNSYSSSSELSLSSTCSEYSSGSSYTWHDGKNLRKRQSSQNWDKRLSIDSSLPSGFASPTNELPPTRIKESHILEGLRKLQKRKVLLEPPSVITKWGYKDCMNSNEGIYSPGIKSSSLKEYPPCKTADLGSPCKEPHKTFVYDLDSHDDADDDSSTFTLLQAVPNQSYRPHGSKLTHSVSDSLFGWETNRKHVLEGTSSVYPRERPEKLTSCASSCPLERKLCPSVQTPQVQRERGPHGQGHGCVALNLQLSDTDDNETLDELHIESSDEKSPSDISLAADTEKSVENLDVLVGFGKSLCGSPDEEEKQVPIPSETRPKTFSFIKQQRVVKRTSSEECVTVIFDAEDGEPIEFSSHQTGVVTVTRNEISINSAPTGPKAEHAELLPQGITCLQPGAAARDYTFFKRSEEDTEKNIPKDSVDNVPRVSTESFSSRTVTQNPQQQKPVKPTHTLSCQSNSRSSAPMGIYHKQNLTKIPARGKSSPQKSKLMEPEASTLLPSSGLVTLEKSPASVPGKLSRFVKTESSGPLFELRPDPHIPKHPTQLPHSSRLPSRRDWVHCPKSQTPGSRSRPAIESSDSGEPPTRDEHCDSGPEAGVKSPSPPPPPGRSVSLLARPSYDYSPAPSSTKSETRVLSETARTPFKSPLLKGISAPVISSNQAATEVQRKKPSVAFKKPVFTYPTPSPEAVIQTRCPAHAPSSSFTVMALGPPKVSPKRGAPKTSPRQTLGTPQMDTGLQTPRISPSTHEPLEMTSSKSVSPGRKGQLNDSASTPPKPSFLGANESPSSQVSSPSLSSSPSKSHHSPHGCQSAHEKGLKTRLPVGLKVLMKSPQLLRKSSTVPGKHEKDSLNEASKSSVAVNKSKPEDSKNPASMEITAGERNVTTPDSQAQDSLAEGLPLETALQESLESSILGSDGRDGVDNRSMKRSLSSSKPHLKPALGMNGAKARSQSFSAHSGDKPSTPAMEGPGKVRTQIITNTAERGNSLTRQNSSMESSPNKALSVPMLESLPSAGRPLGHPSSRQGSLGSSGSSSSQHGSPSKLPLRVPPKSEGLLIPPGKENQQAFTQGECPSVAILAEPSSDRHRCPPTPTDCPEALQSPGRTQHPSTFETSSTSKLETSGRHPDASATATDAVSSEAPLSPTIEEKVMLCIQENVEKGQVQTKPTSVEAKQKPGPSFASWFGFRKSRLPALSSRKMDVSKTKVEKKDAKVLGFGNRQLKSERKKEKKKPELQCETENELVKDTKSADNPDGGLQSKNNRKTPQDIYNQLKFEPRNRHSPVTCSTKDTFMTELLNRVDKKAAPQTESGSTNASCRNVLKGSSQGSCLTGSSLSTQGNHKKNMKSKADMEVPKGSLVKQANESLQEDEDDAVADSVFQSHITESNCQMRTLDSGIGTFPLPDSGNRSTGRYLCQPDSPEDSEPLLPLQSALSAVSSMRAQTLEREVPSSTDSQRPADSAIVHSTSDPIMTARGLRPLQSRLPKPASSGKVSPQKQNEAEPRPQTCSSFGYAEDPMANQPLPDWGGEDAATGTQDKAPRMCTYSASGGSNSDSDPDYGDNGFGAGRGQLVKALKSAAPEIETT
- the NCKAP5 gene encoding nck-associated protein 5 isoform X5; amino-acid sequence: MEGKRQLEKRDFGKRLSLDSSLVEYMDSNKYIEHLLSQLEEQHRSLWREKLAVARLQREVAQRASEGAMHEKLIHELEEERHLRLQSEKRLQEVTLESERNRIQMRGLQQQFSRMEETVRNLLQSQGSPEQKKEETVNIMVYQEKLSEEERKHKEALEDLHMVVDEDSRSESSSTDEGKEKTKLLLERLKALEAENSALALENENQREQYERCLDEVANQVVQALLTQKDLREECVKLKTRVFDLEQQNRTLSILFQQRVRPTSDLLLQKLHSRLLDLSSGDLLSEVERSRSLTQSRTDAELHEHQLNTKSALKCPGLGAVIPGRLCPRNSYSSSSELSLSSTCSEYSSGSSYTWHDGKNLRKRQSSQNWDKRLSIDSSLPSGFASPTNELPPTRIKESHILEGLRKLQKRKVLLEPPSVITKWGYKDCMNSNEGIYSPGIKSSSLKEYPPCKTADLGSPCKEPHKTFVYDLDSHDDADDDSSTFTLLQAVPNQSYRPHGSKLTHSVSDSLFGWETNRKHVLEGTSSVYPRERPEKLTSCASSCPLERKLCPSVQTPQVQRERGPHGQGHGCVALNLQLSDTDDNETLDELHIESSDEKSPSDISLAADTEKSVENLDVLVGFGKSLCGSPDEEEKQVPIPSETRPKTFSFIKQQRVVKRTSSEECVTVIFDAEDGEPIEFSSHQTGVVTVTRNEISINSAPTGPKAEHAELLPQGITCLQPGAAARDYTFFKRSEEDTEKNIPKDSVDNVPRVSTESFSSRTVTQNPQQQKPVKPTHTLSCQSNSRSSAPMGIYHKQNLTKIPARGKSSPQKSKLMEPEASTLLPSSGLVTLEKSPASVPGKLSRFVKTESSGPLFELRPDPHIPKHPTQLPHSSRLPSRRDWVHCPKSQTPGSRSRPAIESSDSGEPPTRDEHCDSGPEAGVKSPSPPPPPGRSVSLLARPSYDYSPAPSSTKSETRVLSETARTPFKSPLLKGISAPVISSNQAATEVQRKKPSVAFKKPVFTYPTPSPEAVIQTRCPAHAPSSSFTVMALGPPKVSPKRGAPKTSPRQTLGTPQMDTGLQTPRISPSTHEPLEMTSSKSVSPGRKGQLNDSASTPPKPSFLGANESPSSQVSSPSLSSSPSKSHHSPHGCQSAHEKGLKTRLPVGLKVLMKSPQLLRKSSTVPGKHEKDSLNEASKSSVAVNKSKPEDSKNPASMEITAGERNVTTPDSQAQDSLAEGLPLETALQESLESSILGSDGRDGVDNRSMKRSLSSSKPHLKPALGMNGAKARSQSFSAHSGDKPSTPAMEGPGKVRTQIITNTAERGNSLTRQNSSMESSPNKALSVPMLESLPSAGRPLGHPSSRQGSLGSSGSSSSQHGSPSKLPLRVPPKSEGLLIPPGKENQQAFTQGECPSVAILAEPSSDRHRCPPTPTDCPEALQSPGRTQHPSTFETSSTSKLETSGRHPDASATATDAVSSEAPLSPTIEEKVMLCIQENVEKGQVQTKPTSVEAKQKPGPSFASWFGFRKSRLPALSSRKMDVSKTKVEKKDAKVLGFGNRQLKSERKKEKKKPELQCETENELVKDTKSADNPDGGLQSKNNRKTPQDIYNQLKFEPRNRHSPVTCSTKDTFMTELLNRVDKKAAPQTESGSTNASCRNVLKGSSQGSCLTGSSLSTQGNHKKNMKSKADMEVPKGSLVKQANESLQEDEDDAVADSVFQSHITESNCQMRTLDSGIGTFPLPDSGNRSTGRYLCQPDSPEDSEPLLPLQSALSAVSSMRAQTLEREVPSSTDSQRPADSAIVHSTSDPIMTARGLRPLQSRLPKPASSEIETT